Proteins encoded by one window of Chondromyces crocatus:
- the rsmD gene encoding 16S rRNA (guanine(966)-N(2))-methyltransferase RsmD translates to MRVISGRLGGRRLTAPRGSSTRPTTDRVREALFSALGDVGGLVVCDLYAGTGALGIEALSRGADRAVFIESGRPALTALRENLSSLGLDSLAVVIPLPAERALGRLTPESRFDLVFLDPPWAELDAAVDVTARLAHLGLLVPDSRVVLEHARRDTPPAIAGLTLSAARTYGDTAISLYTLPVSS, encoded by the coding sequence ATGCGGGTGATCTCGGGCCGACTCGGAGGCCGCCGGCTGACGGCTCCTCGCGGCTCCTCGACCCGCCCGACCACGGACCGGGTGCGCGAGGCGCTGTTCTCTGCACTCGGCGATGTGGGCGGCCTCGTCGTCTGTGATCTGTACGCGGGCACTGGCGCCCTGGGCATCGAGGCCCTCTCCCGCGGCGCCGATCGGGCCGTTTTCATCGAAAGTGGGCGCCCCGCCCTCACCGCCCTGAGGGAGAACCTCTCCTCCCTCGGCCTCGACAGCCTGGCCGTCGTGATCCCCTTGCCCGCAGAGCGCGCCCTCGGTCGCCTCACCCCGGAGAGCAGGTTCGATCTGGTCTTCCTCGATCCTCCGTGGGCCGAGCTCGACGCGGCCGTGGACGTCACGGCGCGGCTCGCGCACCTCGGCCTGCTCGTGCCGGACAGCCGCGTCGTCCTGGAGCATGCACGCCGGGATACCCCCCCAGCCATTGCCGGCCTCACGCTGAGCGCTGCCCGCACGTATGGTGACACCGCCATCTCCCTGTACACGTTGCCAGTCTCGTCGTAG
- a CDS encoding metallophosphoesterase, with the protein MDALDQIHVVSDLHLGGIPGHQIFNQGHALAAVIDHLGREARHRRVGLVLNGDIVDFLAAEGATYLDPLGAVDKLEVIFDDDAFKPVWDALARFVLGPGAVLVLVLGNHDVELALPEVTERLVQRIAGSDEAARSRVRLGMDGSGYACEIGGRRVHCVHGNQVDPWNPVDFAALGKVVRAIEAGEMPPRWEPNAGTRLVVDVMNDIKLDYAFVDLLKPENVPVPAVLLGLPAKYRTSLFSFARIAVRRLYDQGRLSAGFLGGGIDEGMAMDPIDGQRALDILTRPEIWAAGTRSGSSTTAETPVRPVDWLRQACEDDAAGLRPTDVVLTGGDERLGISRILLDRARGRDARESLRDALARYLKDDQSFSFGAEDETFVALDKSVGEADFLVAGHTHLARMIPRRAASGFYFNSGTWIRLIQLTGSMLTQEGFTPIYDALRAGSLEALDVIPQLVMQRRTVVSIWAEGEEVVGELRAALPAPSPGHDPNEAPWRPEPGTRVRLPRTESTQVTP; encoded by the coding sequence ATGGACGCGCTCGACCAAATTCATGTCGTTTCTGATTTGCATCTGGGGGGGATCCCTGGACACCAGATTTTCAACCAGGGGCACGCTCTCGCGGCCGTGATCGACCATCTCGGTCGCGAGGCCAGGCATCGACGGGTGGGGCTGGTGTTGAACGGCGACATCGTCGACTTTCTGGCGGCGGAGGGGGCGACCTACCTCGATCCCCTCGGTGCGGTGGACAAGCTGGAGGTGATCTTCGACGACGACGCCTTCAAGCCGGTGTGGGACGCCCTCGCGCGCTTTGTGCTCGGCCCGGGCGCGGTGCTCGTCCTGGTGCTGGGCAACCACGATGTGGAGCTCGCACTGCCCGAGGTGACGGAGAGGCTGGTTCAGCGGATCGCTGGCTCCGACGAGGCGGCGCGGAGCCGCGTGCGGCTCGGCATGGATGGGAGCGGCTACGCTTGTGAGATCGGCGGGCGACGGGTCCATTGCGTGCACGGCAACCAGGTCGATCCGTGGAACCCCGTGGATTTCGCCGCTCTCGGCAAGGTCGTCCGTGCCATCGAGGCAGGTGAGATGCCGCCGAGGTGGGAGCCCAACGCAGGGACTCGGCTGGTGGTGGACGTGATGAACGACATCAAGCTGGACTACGCCTTCGTCGACCTGCTCAAACCCGAGAACGTGCCCGTCCCCGCCGTGCTTCTGGGATTGCCGGCGAAATACAGGACCTCTCTCTTTTCGTTCGCGAGGATCGCGGTGCGGCGCCTTTACGACCAGGGGCGGCTGTCTGCCGGCTTCCTGGGTGGGGGAATCGACGAGGGGATGGCGATGGACCCGATCGATGGCCAGCGAGCACTCGATATCCTCACGAGGCCAGAGATATGGGCGGCCGGGACCCGCAGTGGGTCGAGCACCACGGCTGAAACGCCAGTGCGTCCCGTCGACTGGCTGCGTCAAGCATGTGAGGACGACGCTGCGGGACTGCGCCCTACCGACGTGGTGTTGACGGGTGGGGATGAGAGACTGGGTATTTCTCGCATCCTTCTGGACCGGGCACGAGGGCGCGACGCAAGGGAGAGCTTGCGGGATGCGCTTGCTCGCTACCTGAAAGATGATCAGAGCTTCAGCTTCGGGGCCGAGGACGAGACGTTCGTTGCTCTGGACAAGAGCGTGGGCGAGGCGGACTTCCTGGTCGCCGGTCATACCCACCTCGCTCGGATGATCCCTCGTCGGGCTGCGTCGGGGTTCTATTTCAACAGTGGGACGTGGATTCGGCTGATCCAGCTCACCGGGAGCATGCTCACCCAGGAGGGCTTTACACCGATCTACGATGCGCTGCGTGCTGGCTCCCTGGAGGCGCTCGACGTGATCCCGCAGCTGGTGATGCAGCGGCGGACCGTGGTGTCCATCTGGGCCGAGGGAGAAGAGGTGGTGGGGGAGCTGCGGGCTGCGCTTCCGGCTCCGTCGCCTGGCCATGACCCCAACGAGGCGCCGTGGCGTCCCGAGCCAGGGACCCGAGTCCGTCTTCCTCGTACCGAGAGCACGCAGGTCACCCCATGA
- a CDS encoding CHAT domain-containing protein, with the protein MIRTVTLELLRHGPAHNQMLSPLTPYLALCGNHDAETVQVGFEHLQLMRRIRALRYEEGSRQARAALSEAADEVARIIAAIRSLTAELSSAPRGDRRLVHLRLVLSASELSLLPFELVTAPSGFPGQGQPLCLQTVAPIALTREVRRVSASTVRWPAAPRILVVAAGPRTARGVDGRPAAPIPLRAHLLAIRRALAPWLVSSSPEEFSRHVTVLPEATLAEVRDVCAAATFTHVHILAHGYGSEEDGELRYGLAFHKDENRELVDVVSGSRLAAALRCHPHSAEGTELASPTVVTVASCDSGNVGSVVAQGASVAHELHEAGIPLVLASQFPLSVRGSAILAEVVYRRLLRGDDPRLLVHDVRQELHVTCPDTHDWAAVVAYAALPADIEAQVKQARFQRARRAVDTVMARLDRTQTPSDADLRDLEEVMRSFEGAVPDEDTPAERVRAYGLLASAKKRAALLYYGDPPWPLLTRGGQVAAIMARAVPGGSLPPPPVPEHRELPDGESRALRAQLASRTALEEARSYYMKAFRLTANEPWSAVQWLALTAALDPLDDEPAQQSFFDRWTAARVIAEDNLTSPSIQQVVWAHSALVELHVLAQVFPEGSQAQRDGEAKASRYVDDLLMLVASDPYPNARFDAYSVLRQLLRYVEWWWRERPALRALPARLAERMRLRGVRVRWEFVD; encoded by the coding sequence ATGATTCGCACCGTCACCCTCGAGTTGCTGCGTCATGGACCGGCGCACAACCAGATGCTGTCACCCCTCACGCCCTATCTTGCGCTGTGCGGCAATCATGATGCCGAGACCGTGCAGGTAGGGTTCGAGCATCTTCAGCTGATGCGCCGCATTCGGGCCCTCCGTTACGAGGAGGGTTCGCGTCAGGCGCGTGCTGCGCTCTCGGAAGCTGCCGATGAGGTTGCACGGATCATTGCGGCCATCCGGTCGCTGACTGCCGAGCTCTCGTCAGCGCCCCGAGGTGATCGGCGGCTGGTGCATCTGCGGCTCGTCCTTTCAGCGTCGGAGCTGTCGCTCCTGCCCTTCGAGCTCGTCACTGCGCCGTCCGGTTTTCCTGGGCAAGGGCAGCCGCTCTGTCTACAGACCGTCGCCCCCATTGCGCTCACCCGTGAGGTCCGGCGCGTCTCTGCATCGACTGTTCGCTGGCCTGCTGCGCCGCGGATCTTGGTGGTGGCGGCTGGGCCCCGGACGGCGCGCGGCGTCGACGGTCGACCAGCGGCACCGATCCCGCTTCGGGCCCATCTGCTCGCGATCCGGCGTGCCCTTGCGCCGTGGCTCGTCAGCAGCTCGCCCGAGGAGTTCAGTCGACACGTCACCGTTCTTCCTGAGGCCACGCTCGCAGAGGTGCGCGACGTGTGCGCCGCGGCGACCTTCACGCACGTGCATATCCTTGCTCATGGCTACGGCTCCGAAGAGGATGGCGAGCTGCGTTACGGGCTGGCCTTCCACAAAGACGAGAACCGAGAGCTGGTCGATGTGGTCTCCGGGTCCCGCCTGGCGGCTGCGCTTCGTTGCCATCCGCACTCGGCAGAGGGCACAGAACTGGCTTCGCCCACCGTGGTGACCGTCGCGAGCTGTGACAGTGGCAATGTAGGCTCGGTGGTCGCGCAAGGGGCGAGCGTTGCTCACGAGCTGCACGAGGCGGGGATTCCGTTGGTGCTGGCGTCTCAGTTTCCTCTCTCGGTGCGCGGTTCGGCGATCCTTGCCGAGGTCGTCTACAGGCGACTGTTGCGGGGGGACGATCCGCGCCTGCTCGTTCACGATGTCCGGCAAGAACTTCACGTCACGTGTCCAGACACCCACGACTGGGCAGCGGTGGTCGCCTATGCAGCCCTTCCGGCGGACATCGAGGCGCAGGTCAAACAAGCGCGGTTCCAGCGGGCCCGCAGGGCCGTGGACACGGTGATGGCGCGGCTCGATCGGACACAGACCCCTTCGGATGCGGACCTGCGCGATCTGGAGGAGGTGATGCGCTCGTTCGAGGGGGCCGTCCCCGACGAGGACACGCCTGCAGAGCGGGTGCGAGCCTACGGGTTGCTGGCGAGTGCAAAGAAGCGTGCGGCGTTGCTGTACTACGGCGACCCTCCATGGCCGTTGCTCACGCGAGGGGGGCAAGTCGCGGCGATCATGGCGCGTGCTGTTCCAGGTGGCTCGTTGCCTCCGCCTCCGGTCCCCGAGCACCGCGAGCTTCCCGATGGTGAATCGCGGGCGCTTCGAGCGCAGCTGGCAAGCAGGACGGCCCTGGAGGAAGCGCGCAGTTACTACATGAAGGCCTTTCGCCTGACGGCCAACGAGCCTTGGTCTGCCGTCCAGTGGCTTGCACTCACTGCCGCGCTCGATCCTCTCGATGACGAGCCGGCGCAGCAGTCGTTCTTCGATCGGTGGACGGCGGCTCGCGTCATCGCAGAGGACAACCTGACGTCTCCGTCGATCCAGCAGGTCGTGTGGGCGCATAGCGCCCTGGTGGAGCTTCACGTGCTCGCGCAGGTGTTCCCGGAGGGGAGCCAGGCGCAACGCGATGGGGAGGCCAAGGCGAGCCGCTACGTCGACGACCTGCTCATGCTGGTGGCTTCAGACCCCTATCCCAACGCGCGCTTCGATGCTTACTCGGTGCTGCGCCAGCTCTTGCGCTACGTGGAGTGGTGGTGGCGTGAGCGGCCCGCCCTGCGCGCTCTGCCTGCGCGGCTCGCCGAGCGGATGCGGCTGCGCGGTGTGCGGGTACGCTGGGAGTTCGTGGACTGA
- a CDS encoding phosphomannomutase/phosphoglucomutase, with protein sequence MTFPRHIFREYDVRGAADRDLSDDLARALGGAFASILGSHPEFQQARAALGRRPRVAVARDARLSSDRLFDALTAGLRDGGADVISVGVGPTPLLYFAAHHLETDGAVMITASHNPGPDNGFKLMRGKASFFGADVQHLAELVETRRFSPAPECGSLEEIDVTSAYIDSVRAATRLERTQLRFVIDAGNGAAGPLGLRTLQALGFLPDALFCELDGTFPNHHPDPTVPENLEALRSRVLETGADLGIAWDGDGDRLGVIDDRGDVIWGDRLLVAFSRAVLRERPGATILGEVKCSEVLYADIAAKGGRPILWKTGHSLIKTKMKEEGALLAGEMSGHMFFADRWPGFDDAIYATARLLEILVSEGRPLRELLADLPETHATPEIRVPCPDEIKFEVVRQVTEQYRRTHRVIDIDGVRVDFGDGAWGLCRASNTGPVLVLRFEARSPERRDAIRAEVERAVDTALRVVMGAR encoded by the coding sequence ATGACCTTCCCTCGCCACATCTTCCGCGAATACGACGTCCGCGGCGCCGCCGATCGTGATCTGTCCGATGATCTCGCCCGCGCGCTCGGGGGCGCGTTTGCATCGATCCTCGGGAGCCACCCGGAATTCCAGCAGGCGAGGGCCGCGCTTGGGCGACGGCCTCGGGTAGCAGTCGCCCGCGATGCGCGACTTTCCAGTGATCGGCTGTTCGACGCGCTCACGGCTGGCCTGCGTGACGGGGGAGCCGATGTCATATCCGTCGGAGTGGGCCCCACACCTTTGCTCTACTTCGCTGCGCACCACCTGGAGACGGACGGTGCAGTGATGATCACGGCGAGTCACAACCCGGGCCCCGACAATGGCTTCAAGCTGATGCGAGGCAAGGCATCGTTCTTCGGTGCCGATGTCCAACATCTGGCGGAACTCGTCGAGACGCGCCGCTTCTCTCCCGCGCCGGAGTGCGGAAGCCTGGAAGAGATCGACGTCACCTCGGCGTACATCGATTCCGTACGCGCTGCGACACGGCTGGAGCGAACGCAGCTTCGCTTCGTCATCGATGCAGGGAACGGAGCCGCCGGGCCTTTGGGGTTGCGTACGCTGCAGGCCCTCGGTTTCTTGCCCGATGCATTGTTCTGCGAGCTGGACGGGACCTTCCCGAACCATCATCCCGACCCGACGGTGCCCGAGAATCTCGAAGCGCTACGCTCCCGTGTCCTGGAGACGGGGGCTGACCTGGGAATTGCCTGGGATGGCGATGGCGATCGCCTCGGTGTCATCGATGATCGAGGCGATGTGATCTGGGGGGATCGGTTGCTGGTCGCCTTCTCCCGCGCGGTCCTCCGTGAGCGCCCTGGAGCGACCATCCTGGGGGAGGTGAAATGCTCCGAGGTCCTCTATGCCGACATTGCGGCGAAGGGAGGCAGGCCCATCCTCTGGAAGACCGGCCACTCGCTGATCAAGACGAAGATGAAGGAAGAGGGAGCACTGCTTGCCGGTGAGATGAGCGGGCACATGTTCTTCGCCGATCGTTGGCCCGGGTTCGATGACGCCATCTACGCGACGGCGCGCCTGCTCGAGATCCTCGTCAGCGAGGGGCGGCCACTGCGTGAGCTGCTCGCGGATCTGCCGGAGACCCACGCCACGCCCGAGATCCGCGTGCCGTGCCCCGACGAGATCAAGTTCGAGGTCGTACGCCAGGTGACGGAGCAGTATCGGCGCACCCATCGGGTGATCGACATCGATGGCGTTCGTGTCGATTTCGGTGATGGCGCCTGGGGGCTGTGCCGTGCGTCGAACACGGGGCCGGTGCTGGTGCTTCGTTTCGAGGCCAGGAGCCCGGAACGGCGTGATGCGATCCGTGCGGAGGTCGAGAGGGCCGTCGACACCGCGCTGCGCGTCGTCATGGGGGCACGGTGA
- the prmC gene encoding peptide chain release factor N(5)-glutamine methyltransferase encodes MSNSTQEGAGDAWTVRRILTWSADDLKKRGSASPRLDAELLLGKVLGLSRVQMVIDPERPLQKIELAVYKALHQRRRAGEPVAYLLGVREFYGRLFRVDRRVLIPRPDTEILVEVGLAATRHIALCARVLDLCTGSGCVAISLGKERPTTRVLGIDLSEDALVVARENALRLGAVNVGFLQSNRFGSLAAGARFDLITANPPYVSDADMEELAPDIRDYEPRLALEGGRDGLNVARAIIEEAAPWLAPGGVLAMEVGAGQAEAAAALFERAGFDEIKRTRDLGGHERVVSGVRR; translated from the coding sequence GTGAGCAACTCGACCCAGGAGGGAGCAGGCGATGCATGGACGGTTCGCCGCATCCTCACCTGGTCTGCCGATGACTTGAAGAAGCGTGGCTCGGCGTCGCCTCGGCTCGATGCAGAGCTGCTCCTCGGGAAGGTGCTCGGGCTCAGTCGGGTCCAGATGGTGATCGATCCGGAGAGGCCGCTGCAAAAGATCGAGCTTGCGGTCTACAAGGCGCTCCATCAACGCCGGAGGGCGGGTGAGCCCGTCGCTTATCTTCTCGGCGTTCGCGAGTTCTACGGCCGCCTCTTTCGTGTTGATCGGCGCGTCCTAATCCCGCGACCCGATACGGAAATCCTGGTCGAGGTCGGGCTGGCTGCGACACGTCACATCGCCTTGTGCGCGCGGGTCCTCGACCTTTGCACGGGGTCCGGCTGCGTGGCCATCTCTCTGGGTAAGGAGCGTCCCACGACCCGGGTGCTCGGCATCGATCTTTCGGAAGATGCGCTCGTCGTGGCGCGCGAGAATGCGCTGCGGCTCGGCGCCGTGAACGTGGGGTTCTTGCAATCGAACAGGTTTGGCTCCCTGGCTGCTGGGGCCCGCTTCGACCTCATCACGGCGAATCCGCCTTACGTCTCCGATGCCGACATGGAGGAGCTGGCCCCGGACATCCGCGATTACGAGCCACGGTTGGCACTGGAGGGGGGACGTGATGGTCTGAATGTTGCTCGCGCCATCATCGAGGAGGCCGCGCCCTGGCTCGCACCGGGCGGGGTTCTCGCCATGGAAGTGGGCGCGGGACAGGCCGAGGCGGCGGCTGCGCTGTTTGAGCGCGCTGGTTTTGACGAGATCAAGCGCACTCGTGACCTGGGCGGGCACGAACGAGTCGTCTCAGGCGTGCGCAGGTAG
- a CDS encoding phage holin family protein has product MQHVEPGPSTPTVDLLKEAILDTRELVQTEIALAKEEVRGEIQRAKMAGIALGAALCAAIIGVTMLFVALALAIQLSALPALLIGVVLLVVAALAMLLGYKAIPLKPLPRTRARVEEDLRTLKEHLA; this is encoded by the coding sequence ATGCAGCACGTGGAGCCCGGTCCGTCGACGCCGACGGTCGACCTACTCAAAGAGGCCATCCTGGACACCCGGGAGCTGGTGCAGACGGAAATCGCGCTCGCGAAAGAAGAGGTGCGAGGAGAAATCCAGCGAGCGAAGATGGCCGGCATCGCCCTGGGGGCTGCGCTCTGTGCGGCGATCATCGGCGTCACGATGCTCTTCGTGGCGCTGGCCCTGGCGATTCAGCTCAGCGCCTTGCCGGCGTTGCTGATCGGTGTGGTCCTGCTGGTCGTTGCTGCCCTGGCCATGTTGCTTGGCTACAAGGCCATCCCTTTGAAGCCCTTGCCTCGTACCCGGGCACGCGTCGAGGAGGACCTGCGCACGTTGAAGGAGCACCTGGCATGA
- a CDS encoding lipase maturation factor family protein: MLLRLLGLVYLASFASAATQIVPLLGPEGLLPATSYLDRAVAEAGSRLDAFLRVPSLFLWLPPSEKALLGTCWLGVALAIAVLCGATNALLQLLLWALHLSLIKIGQLFYGYGWEIQLAETGFLAIFLCPLGSVSPRGASPPPVIVIWLFRWLIARIMLGAGLIKLRGDPCWRDLTCLVYHYETQPIPSPLSWIWHHAPRDVHRMGVLFNHLVELVAPFFAFGPQRARWVAGGLFVVFQAALIASGNLSFLNWLTIIPAIACFDDELMKKLLPRKLSLWLSDEMPAEPSRPHRIGAAGLLVVVLGLSVDPVVNLISPRQVMNTSFDALALVNSYGAFGSVGRERYEAILSGRRGSSEEDDASWLAYELPCKPGDIHRRPCFLTPWHLRLDWQIWFAAQSDIERQPWLVHLAYKLLSGDPAVKQLFAVDPFPDSPPRFIRAELYRYEFTRPGEEGWWKRTYVGEYLRPIALEDRTLRSFMRAQGWK, encoded by the coding sequence GTGCTCCTGCGACTGCTCGGCCTCGTCTACCTGGCGTCGTTCGCTTCTGCTGCGACACAGATCGTGCCACTTCTGGGGCCAGAGGGGCTCCTGCCCGCGACCAGCTACCTCGATCGTGCGGTCGCCGAGGCTGGCTCTCGTCTCGACGCATTCCTTCGGGTGCCATCCCTTTTTCTGTGGCTTCCACCCTCGGAAAAGGCACTGCTGGGCACCTGCTGGCTGGGTGTGGCGCTGGCCATCGCGGTTCTGTGTGGCGCCACCAACGCCCTGCTGCAGCTCCTCCTCTGGGCCCTTCATCTCTCGCTCATCAAGATCGGGCAGCTCTTTTATGGGTACGGCTGGGAGATCCAGCTCGCAGAGACAGGATTCCTAGCGATTTTCCTCTGCCCTTTGGGCTCTGTCTCCCCGCGAGGGGCCAGTCCGCCGCCCGTGATCGTCATCTGGCTTTTTCGATGGCTCATCGCGCGCATCATGCTCGGCGCTGGCCTCATCAAGCTTCGCGGAGACCCCTGCTGGCGGGATCTCACCTGCCTCGTTTACCACTACGAAACTCAGCCAATACCCAGTCCTCTCAGCTGGATTTGGCATCACGCGCCGCGTGACGTGCACCGCATGGGGGTGCTCTTCAATCACCTGGTCGAGCTGGTTGCGCCGTTCTTTGCATTCGGCCCGCAGCGCGCACGCTGGGTGGCGGGGGGGTTGTTCGTCGTCTTCCAGGCTGCGCTGATAGCGAGTGGGAACCTGTCATTTCTGAACTGGCTCACCATCATCCCCGCGATCGCTTGCTTCGATGACGAGCTCATGAAGAAGCTGCTGCCTCGGAAGCTGAGTCTGTGGCTCTCGGACGAGATGCCTGCCGAGCCTTCGCGCCCACACCGAATCGGGGCTGCAGGGCTGCTGGTCGTCGTGCTGGGGCTCAGTGTCGATCCGGTGGTCAACCTGATCTCGCCACGCCAGGTGATGAATACTTCATTTGATGCCCTCGCTCTGGTGAACTCCTACGGTGCATTCGGTAGCGTGGGTAGAGAGCGTTATGAGGCCATTCTATCAGGCAGGCGTGGTTCCAGCGAGGAGGACGATGCCTCTTGGCTCGCTTATGAGCTGCCCTGCAAGCCGGGCGATATCCATCGTCGTCCGTGTTTCCTGACGCCGTGGCATCTCCGGCTGGACTGGCAGATATGGTTCGCAGCGCAGTCGGACATCGAGCGGCAACCATGGCTCGTGCACCTCGCATACAAGCTGCTGAGCGGCGACCCTGCAGTGAAGCAACTGTTCGCCGTCGATCCATTTCCCGACAGTCCTCCCCGCTTCATTCGCGCCGAACTCTACCGGTATGAATTCACCCGACCAGGCGAGGAAGGCTGGTGGAAGCGAACCTATGTCGGTGAGTACCTGCGGCCTATCGCGCTGGAGGATCGCACCCTGCGCAGCTTCATGAGGGCACAGGGATGGAAGTAG
- a CDS encoding PAS domain S-box protein: MDKADPEQDTRAQLARLHAENTALKARLREYEEHFGEPADTFDTKAFLTSRPAEIQWSPEGLLIDWSPEAEQLFGWKREEVLGRPLWEIVIPPGVALEQVRLGIQVTLTGQLASARSSNTTRDGQLIECQWTNTIARDEQGVPHAVLSRIELVEQDELDATLRHSQTFLIALLNNSPSVIFVKDTRGRYVMINQRFLDILGATHEEILGRTDSELFPPDVAAALQNVDTAALTAGEPVQYEEVIPTTEGLRDFFTLKFPVRAPSGKTLGICGITTDVSDRKRAEADRLALQEQIIEAQRDALRELSTPLMPIIDGVLAMPLVGAIDGIRAKEILETLLAGIVREHAHTAILDITGVKIVDTQVANALVGVARAARLLGAKVLLTGISPAVAQTLAALSLDLHDLVTLNTLQSGIAYALRLKREGASPVRRPR; encoded by the coding sequence ATGGATAAAGCGGACCCGGAGCAGGATACGCGGGCGCAGCTTGCGAGGCTCCACGCAGAAAACACCGCGTTGAAGGCACGCTTGCGGGAGTACGAGGAACACTTCGGCGAGCCAGCCGACACCTTCGACACCAAAGCCTTCCTGACATCGAGACCTGCCGAAATTCAGTGGAGTCCAGAGGGCTTGCTCATCGACTGGTCTCCAGAGGCCGAGCAGCTCTTTGGCTGGAAGCGGGAAGAAGTCCTCGGTCGACCTCTCTGGGAGATCGTCATCCCCCCCGGCGTGGCCCTAGAGCAAGTACGGCTGGGCATACAAGTGACGCTGACCGGACAGCTCGCATCCGCGCGCAGCTCGAACACCACCCGTGACGGTCAGCTCATCGAATGCCAGTGGACCAATACGATCGCTCGCGACGAGCAAGGCGTGCCCCATGCCGTGCTGAGCAGGATCGAGCTGGTAGAGCAGGACGAGCTGGACGCGACCCTCCGACACAGCCAGACGTTCCTCATCGCGCTGCTCAACAACTCACCGAGTGTGATCTTCGTCAAAGACACTCGTGGTCGCTATGTGATGATCAACCAGCGTTTCCTCGACATCCTCGGGGCGACGCATGAAGAGATCCTGGGCCGAACGGACTCGGAACTCTTCCCGCCAGACGTCGCAGCAGCCCTCCAGAACGTGGACACGGCGGCGCTCACCGCGGGGGAACCCGTTCAATACGAGGAAGTGATCCCTACGACCGAGGGACTCCGTGATTTCTTCACGCTCAAATTCCCCGTACGCGCACCGTCCGGGAAAACCCTCGGCATATGTGGCATCACCACGGACGTGTCGGATCGAAAGCGCGCTGAAGCCGATCGGCTCGCGCTCCAGGAGCAGATCATCGAGGCGCAGCGCGACGCACTCCGTGAGCTTTCGACGCCCCTGATGCCCATCATCGATGGTGTGCTCGCAATGCCGCTCGTCGGAGCGATCGACGGCATCCGGGCGAAAGAGATCCTCGAAACGTTGCTCGCCGGCATCGTGCGCGAGCATGCCCACACGGCGATTCTCGACATCACTGGCGTCAAGATCGTGGACACCCAGGTGGCCAACGCCCTCGTAGGGGTCGCACGCGCCGCACGCCTTCTGGGTGCCAAGGTTCTCCTCACGGGCATCAGCCCAGCAGTGGCCCAGACACTGGCAGCACTGAGCCTGGATCTGCACGATCTCGTCACACTGAACACGCTGCAAAGCGGCATCGCCTATGCTCTTCGCCTGAAGCGTGAAGGCGCATCTCCGGTGCGGCGGCCTCGATAG